The following are encoded in a window of Citrobacter freundii genomic DNA:
- a CDS encoding sugar ABC transporter ATP-binding protein: MSKTPVLEMRNIAKAFGKFYALKGVDLTVWSGEIHALMGENGAGKSTLMKILAGAYTATSGEILIDGQPFHIRGPKDALSAGITLIYQEMQLAPNLTVAENIFLGSELSRGGLVQRKEMVMQAQKVIDRLGAQFKASDRVMTLTIAEQQQVEIARALHRNSRILVMDEPTAALSSRETHRLFELIMRLRDEGMAIIYISHRMAEVYELSDRVSVLRDGQYVGSLTRDKLNASELVRMMVGRPLSDLFNKERDIPLGKARLNVHHLTDGNKVQPCSLLVRSGEIVGLAGLVGAGRSELAQLIFGVRKAISGMIEVDGEPVVIHSPREAIDHGIGFLTENRKEQGLFLELAAAENITMATLERDANWGMLNRKKAQTISDDAIQLLNIRVPHAQVRAGGLSGGNQQKLLISRWVAIGPRILILDEPTRGVDVGAKSEIYRIMNEMARKGVAILMISSELPEVVGMSDRVYVMREGSIAGELNGQSITQENIMTLATGVNDSHHQAVSHE; this comes from the coding sequence ATGAGCAAGACACCGGTTCTGGAGATGCGCAACATTGCCAAAGCATTCGGCAAATTTTACGCGCTGAAAGGGGTCGATTTAACGGTGTGGTCCGGCGAAATCCACGCCCTGATGGGTGAAAACGGCGCCGGGAAAAGTACCCTGATGAAGATCCTCGCCGGGGCCTATACCGCCACCAGCGGTGAGATCTTAATTGACGGTCAGCCCTTTCATATTCGCGGACCCAAGGATGCGCTGAGCGCTGGCATCACGCTGATTTATCAGGAGATGCAGCTCGCGCCAAATCTGACGGTAGCGGAAAATATCTTTCTTGGCAGCGAACTGTCGCGCGGTGGTCTGGTACAGCGCAAAGAGATGGTGATGCAGGCGCAAAAGGTCATCGACCGGCTCGGGGCACAGTTTAAGGCCAGCGATCGGGTCATGACGCTGACCATCGCCGAGCAGCAGCAGGTCGAAATCGCCCGCGCCCTGCACCGTAACAGCCGCATCCTGGTCATGGATGAACCCACCGCCGCCCTCTCTTCACGTGAAACCCACCGCCTGTTTGAGCTGATCATGCGCCTGCGTGATGAAGGGATGGCGATTATCTACATCAGCCACCGCATGGCGGAAGTATATGAACTTTCGGATCGCGTCAGCGTGTTGCGCGACGGGCAGTACGTCGGCAGCCTGACCCGCGACAAGCTTAACGCCTCTGAACTGGTGCGCATGATGGTCGGCCGCCCGTTAAGCGATCTGTTCAACAAAGAACGCGATATCCCTTTAGGCAAGGCGCGCCTGAACGTGCATCACCTGACCGATGGCAACAAAGTCCAGCCGTGCAGTTTACTGGTGCGTTCCGGGGAGATTGTCGGCCTGGCCGGGCTGGTCGGCGCCGGTCGCTCCGAGCTGGCGCAGCTGATATTTGGCGTGCGCAAAGCCATCAGCGGCATGATTGAAGTCGACGGCGAGCCGGTGGTGATCCACTCCCCGCGTGAGGCCATCGATCACGGTATCGGCTTTCTGACCGAGAACCGCAAAGAACAGGGGCTGTTTTTAGAGCTGGCGGCGGCTGAAAACATCACCATGGCCACGCTGGAGCGTGACGCCAACTGGGGCATGCTGAACCGCAAAAAAGCGCAGACCATCTCCGATGACGCCATTCAGTTGCTCAACATCCGCGTACCCCACGCGCAGGTCCGCGCGGGCGGACTGTCCGGCGGCAATCAGCAAAAATTACTTATCTCTCGCTGGGTCGCAATTGGCCCACGCATTTTGATCCTCGACGAACCCACGCGCGGCGTGGACGTCGGCGCCAAAAGCGAGATCTACCGGATCATGAACGAGATGGCGCGCAAAGGTGTGGCGATCTTAATGATCTCCAGCGAACTGCCGGAAGTAGTCGGCATGAGTGACCGGGTGTACGTGATGCGCGAAGGCAGTATTGCCGGTGAGCTGAACGGACAAAGCATTACTCAGGAAAATATTATGACGCTGGCAACCGGCGTGAACGACTCCCATCATCAGGCGGTGTCCCATGAATAA
- a CDS encoding ABC transporter permease subunit — protein MNNPTPSQPVAKSASAKKMLMGDLMQTVGILPILILIVAVFGFIAPNFFTESNLLNITRQASINIVLAAGMTFIILTGGIDLSVGSILGTTAVAAMVVSLIPELAMLSIPAALMLGLALGLFNGALVAFAGLPPFIVTLGTYTALRGAAYLLADGTTVINSNISFEWIGNNYLGPIPWLVVIALAVIAVCWFILRRTTLGVHIYAVGGNMQAARLTGIKVWLVLLFVYGMSGLLSGLGGVMSASRLYSANGNLGMGYELDAIAAVILGGTSFVGGIGTITGTLVGALIIATLNNGMTLMGVSYFWQLVIKGAVIIIAVLIDKYRTRHHQSA, from the coding sequence ATGAATAATCCAACCCCTTCCCAGCCGGTGGCCAAATCCGCCTCGGCGAAAAAAATGTTGATGGGCGATCTGATGCAAACGGTCGGTATCTTGCCCATTTTAATCCTGATTGTGGCGGTATTTGGCTTTATCGCACCCAACTTTTTTACCGAAAGTAACCTGCTCAACATCACCCGTCAGGCGTCGATCAACATCGTGCTGGCAGCGGGGATGACCTTCATCATTCTCACCGGTGGGATCGACCTTTCCGTCGGTTCCATTCTCGGCACCACCGCGGTGGCGGCGATGGTCGTGTCGCTGATCCCGGAGCTGGCAATGTTGTCGATTCCGGCGGCATTGATGCTTGGCCTGGCACTGGGGCTGTTTAACGGCGCACTGGTCGCCTTTGCCGGACTGCCACCGTTTATCGTCACCCTTGGCACCTATACCGCGCTGCGCGGCGCGGCTTACCTGCTGGCGGACGGCACCACGGTTATCAACTCCAATATCAGCTTCGAGTGGATCGGTAACAACTACCTCGGGCCGATCCCGTGGCTGGTGGTGATTGCGTTGGCGGTCATTGCGGTGTGCTGGTTCATTCTGCGTCGCACCACGTTGGGCGTTCATATTTACGCGGTGGGCGGCAACATGCAGGCCGCACGGTTAACCGGTATCAAAGTGTGGCTGGTGCTGCTGTTCGTCTACGGCATGAGCGGGCTGCTTTCCGGCCTCGGCGGGGTGATGAGCGCCTCGCGACTGTACAGCGCCAACGGCAACTTGGGCATGGGCTATGAGCTGGACGCCATCGCCGCGGTGATCCTCGGCGGCACCAGTTTTGTCGGCGGGATCGGCACCATCACCGGCACGCTGGTGGGGGCGTTGATTATCGCTACGCTCAATAACGGCATGACGCTAATGGGCGTGTCTTATTTCTGGCAACTGGTGATCAAAGGGGCGGTGATCATCATAGCGGTGCTAATCGACAAATACCGTACCCGACACCATCAAAGTGCATAG
- a CDS encoding ABC transporter substrate-binding protein, translating into MRLKPLVTALCAGALLAATPYVQAKELKSIGVTVGDLANPFFVQITKGAELEARKLAGDNVKVTLVSSGYDLGQQVSQIDNFIAAKVDMIILNAADSKGIGPAVKRAKDAGIVVVAVDVAAEGADATITSDNTQAGEMACKYITDRLKGKGNVVIINGPPVSAVQNRVEGCQTEFKRHPDIKVLSHNQNAKGSREGGLEIMTALLAANPKIDGVFAINDPTAIGADLAAKQAQRSEFFIVGVDGSPDGEEALKRENSLFVATPAQDPQVMAAKAVEIGYDILQGKPAPKEPVLIPVTMIDKKNVGSYKGWTVK; encoded by the coding sequence ATGCGTTTGAAGCCATTAGTTACCGCGCTCTGTGCTGGCGCACTGCTTGCCGCGACGCCGTATGTGCAGGCAAAAGAACTGAAATCCATCGGCGTAACGGTCGGCGATCTTGCTAACCCGTTCTTCGTGCAGATAACCAAAGGTGCAGAGCTGGAAGCGCGCAAGCTGGCGGGGGATAATGTCAAAGTGACGCTGGTGTCCAGCGGCTACGATCTCGGTCAACAGGTGTCGCAGATAGACAACTTTATTGCCGCTAAAGTCGACATGATCATTCTTAACGCGGCAGATTCCAAAGGCATCGGCCCGGCGGTAAAACGGGCGAAAGACGCGGGGATTGTGGTCGTCGCCGTTGACGTGGCAGCGGAAGGCGCTGACGCCACCATCACCTCCGACAACACCCAGGCCGGCGAAATGGCCTGTAAATACATCACCGACCGCCTGAAAGGGAAAGGCAACGTCGTTATCATCAACGGGCCGCCGGTTTCCGCCGTGCAGAACCGCGTAGAAGGCTGCCAGACCGAGTTCAAACGCCACCCGGACATCAAGGTGCTGTCGCATAATCAGAACGCGAAGGGCAGCCGTGAAGGCGGGTTGGAGATCATGACAGCTCTGCTGGCGGCCAATCCGAAGATCGACGGCGTGTTCGCCATTAACGATCCGACAGCGATCGGGGCCGATCTGGCTGCAAAACAGGCGCAGCGTAGTGAATTCTTTATTGTCGGCGTCGACGGATCGCCGGACGGCGAAGAGGCGCTGAAGCGGGAAAACTCATTATTTGTGGCGACCCCGGCACAAGATCCGCAGGTGATGGCAGCCAAAGCGGTCGAAATCGGCTATGACATATTGCAGGGTAAACCCGCGCCGAAAGAGCCCGTGCTGATCCCGGTGACGATGATCGATAAGAAAAACGTCGGCAGCTATAAGGGTTGGACGGTGAAATAA
- a CDS encoding D-lyxose/D-mannose family sugar isomerase encodes MKRSAINEILGHTRQFFSLHDVHLPPFASFPPTQWRKLDAGAWSEVFDLKLGWDVTAFGGDNFAVLGLTLFTLRNGSPKGMPYEKCYAEKIMHVRDGQVTPMHFHWRKREDIINRGGGNLIVELWNAGVREQTEDSDVSVVIDGCRQTHAAGSQLRLTPGESICLTPGLYHSFWAEEGFGDVLVGEVSSVNDDDHDNHFLQPIARYNDIEEDEPALLVLCNEYRLFR; translated from the coding sequence ATGAAACGCTCCGCAATAAATGAGATTCTGGGTCACACGCGCCAGTTTTTTTCCTTGCACGACGTGCATCTCCCACCCTTCGCCAGCTTCCCACCCACCCAATGGCGCAAACTCGACGCCGGAGCCTGGAGTGAAGTCTTTGACCTCAAACTCGGCTGGGACGTCACCGCATTCGGCGGTGATAACTTTGCCGTCCTGGGCTTAACGCTGTTTACCCTGCGTAATGGTTCACCAAAAGGCATGCCCTATGAGAAATGCTACGCCGAAAAAATCATGCACGTCCGCGATGGCCAGGTGACACCCATGCATTTTCACTGGCGCAAACGCGAAGACATTATCAATCGCGGCGGCGGTAATTTGATTGTGGAACTGTGGAACGCCGGAGTCAGAGAACAAACGGAAGACAGCGACGTCAGCGTAGTGATTGACGGCTGCCGGCAAACGCACGCAGCGGGCAGCCAGCTGCGCCTGACGCCAGGGGAAAGCATCTGCCTGACGCCCGGTCTGTATCATAGCTTCTGGGCCGAAGAAGGGTTTGGCGACGTGCTGGTTGGCGAAGTTTCTTCGGTTAACGACGACGATCACGATAACCATTTCCTACAACCCATCGCCCGCTATAACGACATTGAAGAAGACGAACCGGCGCTGCTGGTGTTGTGTAACGAATATCGCCTGTTCCGCTAA
- a CDS encoding ketose 1,6-bisphosphate aldolase produces MPLISLAEGLAHAREHRYALGAFNVLDSHFLRALFAAAKQERSPFIINIAEVHFKYISLDSLVEAVKFEAARHDIPVVLNLDHGLHFESVVRALRLGFSSVMFDGSTLEYEENIRQTREVVKMCHAVGVSVEAELGAVGGDEGGALYGHADESLFTDPMLARDFVDRTGIDALAVAIGNAHGKYKGDPKLDFPRLDAIRQQAAIPLVLHGGSGISDDDFRRAIELGIHKINFYTGMSQAALAAVESRMNNRQPLYDEFAELLLGIEEAITDTVSEQMRIFGSAGQA; encoded by the coding sequence ATGCCGTTGATTTCCCTCGCCGAGGGCCTCGCCCATGCCCGCGAGCACCGCTATGCCTTAGGCGCGTTTAACGTTCTGGATTCGCACTTCCTGCGTGCGCTGTTTGCCGCCGCGAAGCAGGAACGATCGCCGTTTATTATCAACATTGCCGAAGTGCATTTTAAATATATCTCGCTGGATTCTCTGGTCGAAGCGGTAAAGTTCGAAGCCGCACGCCATGACATTCCGGTGGTGCTTAACCTCGATCACGGCCTGCATTTTGAGTCGGTGGTGCGGGCGCTGCGCTTAGGCTTCAGCTCGGTGATGTTCGATGGTTCTACGCTGGAGTACGAGGAGAATATTCGCCAGACCCGCGAGGTGGTGAAGATGTGCCACGCCGTCGGCGTGTCGGTGGAAGCAGAGCTGGGGGCCGTCGGCGGCGATGAAGGCGGAGCGCTATACGGCCATGCCGACGAGTCGCTGTTTACCGACCCAATGCTGGCACGGGATTTCGTCGACAGAACCGGCATTGATGCCTTAGCCGTCGCCATTGGCAATGCCCACGGCAAGTACAAAGGCGACCCCAAACTCGACTTCCCGCGGCTGGACGCCATTCGACAGCAGGCGGCGATCCCGCTGGTACTGCACGGCGGCTCCGGCATTAGCGACGACGATTTCCGTCGCGCCATCGAGCTTGGCATCCACAAAATCAACTTCTATACCGGTATGTCACAGGCGGCGCTGGCGGCGGTGGAGTCGCGGATGAACAACCGCCAGCCGCTGTACGACGAATTTGCTGAGCTGCTGTTGGGTATCGAAGAGGCCATTACCGATACCGTCTCCGAACAGATGCGCATCTTTGGCAGCGCGGGGCAGGCCTGA
- a CDS encoding carbohydrate kinase family protein: MMERRGIIAAGNMLVDHVHQIVQWPECGWLAEITHSERATGGAPLNVLLTLAKMHTGLPLQAVGLIGQDSDGDYIMAMLEQYHVNRQHVQRTTSAPTSMSQVMTDPSGQRTFFHSPGANRLLDLPAFEQLDSTMKIFHLGYLLLLDSLDKPDDTFGTRSARLLAQMRDNGFETSLDLVSRKGDPRYQPLVMPALRHLDYLVINELEAGEFSGLAIRQPNGELHIPHIASAARELLDAGVRQRVVIHCPEGAWGETPDRDGTWIPSQYLAQEEIVGSVGAGDAFCAGFLYGCHEHWSLEGSIRLAHACARASLLCANAIDGAKTLAELKAGMADA, encoded by the coding sequence CTGATGGAACGCAGAGGCATTATCGCCGCAGGCAACATGCTGGTCGATCATGTGCATCAAATTGTGCAGTGGCCGGAATGCGGTTGGCTGGCGGAGATCACCCACAGCGAACGCGCTACCGGCGGTGCGCCTCTGAACGTGCTGCTGACGCTGGCGAAAATGCACACCGGGCTGCCGCTGCAGGCGGTGGGATTGATCGGTCAGGACAGCGATGGCGACTACATTATGGCGATGCTCGAGCAGTATCACGTGAATCGCCAGCACGTGCAGCGCACCACGTCCGCCCCCACCTCGATGTCGCAGGTGATGACCGACCCGAGCGGCCAGCGCACTTTTTTTCATTCTCCCGGCGCAAACCGGCTGCTGGATCTTCCCGCCTTTGAGCAGCTTGATAGCACGATGAAAATTTTCCATCTCGGCTATCTGCTGCTGCTCGACAGCCTGGACAAGCCGGATGATACCTTTGGCACGCGCAGCGCTCGGCTACTGGCGCAAATGCGCGATAACGGGTTTGAAACATCGCTGGACCTGGTGTCGCGCAAGGGCGATCCGCGCTATCAGCCGCTGGTAATGCCAGCGCTCCGTCATCTCGATTATCTGGTGATCAACGAGCTGGAGGCCGGGGAATTCAGCGGGCTGGCGATCCGCCAGCCTAACGGTGAGCTGCATATCCCGCACATCGCCAGCGCTGCACGTGAGCTGCTGGACGCGGGCGTGCGCCAGCGGGTGGTGATCCACTGCCCGGAAGGCGCCTGGGGCGAAACGCCGGATCGAGACGGCACATGGATCCCTTCGCAGTATCTGGCGCAGGAGGAGATCGTCGGCAGCGTCGGTGCGGGGGATGCATTTTGCGCCGGATTTTTGTACGGCTGCCATGAGCACTGGTCGCTGGAAGGGAGTATCCGGCTGGCGCACGCCTGCGCGCGGGCCAGTTTGCTGTGCGCCAATGCCATCGACGGCGCGAAAACGCTGGCAGAGTTAAAAGCTGGGATGGCTGATGCCTGA
- a CDS encoding response regulator, protein MKPAILVVDDDVTICALLEDVLSEHVFAVTTCHTGQAALRCIETQPDIALVLLDMVLPDTNGLMVLQQVQKMRPGLPVVMLTGMGSESDVVVGLEMGADDYIGKPFNARVLVARVKAVLRRVGVLTPEGSGAQTTGLSFNGWHLDTAGCQLRNPQQLKVDLTQGEYNLLLALAQNARRVLSREQLLELTRSDSVEVFDRTIDVLIMRLRRKIEANPHQPMLIKTLRGLGYVFAADVQHHEKAA, encoded by the coding sequence ATGAAGCCGGCGATACTGGTTGTGGATGATGACGTAACAATCTGCGCACTCCTGGAGGATGTGCTGAGCGAACACGTCTTTGCCGTGACGACCTGTCATACCGGACAGGCGGCGTTGCGCTGCATTGAGACTCAGCCGGATATTGCGCTGGTTTTACTGGATATGGTGCTGCCCGACACCAACGGCCTGATGGTGCTGCAACAGGTGCAAAAGATGAGGCCTGGCCTGCCGGTAGTGATGCTCACAGGAATGGGTAGTGAGTCGGATGTGGTGGTCGGGCTGGAAATGGGCGCTGATGATTACATCGGTAAACCGTTCAATGCGCGGGTGCTGGTGGCGCGGGTGAAGGCGGTGCTCAGACGCGTAGGCGTGCTCACGCCTGAAGGCTCGGGTGCGCAAACCACCGGGCTTTCCTTTAATGGCTGGCATCTGGATACCGCGGGCTGCCAGTTGCGTAATCCCCAGCAGTTGAAAGTCGACCTGACGCAGGGTGAATACAACCTGCTGCTGGCGTTGGCACAAAATGCCCGGCGGGTGCTGAGCCGCGAGCAGCTGCTGGAACTGACGCGCAGCGATAGCGTCGAGGTGTTTGATCGCACCATCGACGTGTTAATCATGCGACTGCGGCGCAAAATAGAAGCCAACCCGCATCAGCCTATGCTGATTAAAACCCTGCGCGGGTTGGGATACGTGTTTGCCGCTGACGTCCAGCATCACGAAAAAGCGGCGTGA
- the fdhF gene encoding formate dehydrogenase subunit alpha, whose translation MKKVVTVCPYCASGCKINLVVDNGKIVRAEAAQGKTNQGTLCLKGYYGWDFINDTQILTPRLKTPMIRRQRGGKLESVSWDEALDYVATRLSAIKAKYGPDAIQTTGSSRGTGNETNYVMQKFARAVIGTNNVDCCARVUHGPSVAGLHQSVGNGAMSNAINEIDNTDLVFIFGYNPADSHPIVANHVINAKRNGAKIIVCDPRKIETARIADMHIALRNGSNIALLNAMGHVIIEEKLYDQAFVASRTEGFEEYSKIVEGYTPESVEDITGVSAQEIRQAARMYASAKSAAILWGMGVTQFYQGVETVRSLTSLAMLTGNLGKPSVGVNPVRGQNNVQGACDMGALPDTYPGYQYVKFPENREKFAKAWGVESLPAHTGYRISELPHRAAHGEVRAAYIMGEDPLQTDAELSAVRKGFADLELVIVQDIFMTKTAAAADVILPSTSWGEHEGVYSAADRGFQRFFKAVEPKWDLKTDWQIISEIATRMGYPMHYNNTQEIWDELRGLCPDFYGATYEKMGELGYIQWPCRDTSDADQGTSYLFKEKFDTPNGLAQFFTCDWVAPIDKLTDEYPMVLSTVREVGHYSCRSMTGNCAALAALADEPGYAQINTADAERLGIQDEELVWVNSRKGRVITRAAVSDRPNKGAIYMTYQWWIGACNELVTENLSPITKTPEYKYCAVNVERIADQRAAEQYVIDEYTKLKASLRESAMG comes from the coding sequence ATGAAAAAAGTCGTCACGGTTTGCCCATATTGCGCATCAGGTTGCAAAATCAACCTGGTGGTCGATAACGGCAAAATCGTCCGGGCTGAGGCGGCGCAGGGGAAAACCAACCAGGGTACCCTGTGTCTGAAGGGCTATTATGGCTGGGATTTTATCAACGATACCCAGATCCTAACCCCTCGCCTGAAAACCCCAATGATCCGTCGCCAACGTGGCGGCAAACTGGAATCTGTTTCCTGGGATGAAGCGCTGGATTACGTGGCAACTCGCCTGAGCGCCATCAAAGCGAAGTATGGCCCGGATGCTATTCAGACGACCGGTTCATCTCGCGGAACGGGTAATGAAACCAACTATGTAATGCAAAAATTCGCACGCGCCGTTATTGGTACCAATAACGTTGACTGCTGCGCTCGCGTCTGACACGGCCCTTCGGTTGCAGGTCTGCACCAATCGGTCGGTAACGGCGCAATGAGTAATGCGATTAACGAAATTGATAACACCGATTTAGTGTTTATTTTCGGGTACAACCCGGCGGATTCCCACCCTATCGTGGCGAATCACGTGATTAACGCTAAACGTAACGGGGCGAAAATTATCGTCTGCGATCCGCGCAAAATTGAAACCGCGCGCATTGCCGACATGCACATCGCGTTAAGAAACGGCTCGAATATCGCGCTGCTCAACGCTATGGGTCATGTCATCATCGAAGAAAAACTGTACGACCAGGCGTTCGTGGCCTCACGTACGGAAGGCTTCGAAGAGTACAGCAAGATCGTCGAAGGCTATACGCCGGAGTCCGTCGAAGACATTACTGGCGTGAGCGCACAGGAAATTCGTCAGGCTGCACGTATGTATGCATCGGCAAAAAGCGCGGCTATCCTGTGGGGCATGGGCGTGACCCAGTTCTATCAGGGCGTGGAAACCGTGCGTTCACTGACCAGCCTCGCCATGCTGACCGGCAACCTCGGTAAGCCAAGCGTGGGCGTTAACCCGGTTCGTGGCCAGAACAACGTTCAGGGCGCGTGCGACATGGGTGCGCTGCCGGATACCTATCCGGGCTATCAGTACGTTAAGTTCCCGGAAAACCGCGAGAAGTTTGCTAAAGCCTGGGGCGTAGAAAGCCTGCCTGCCCATACCGGCTATCGCATCAGCGAGCTGCCGCACCGTGCGGCGCATGGCGAAGTGCGCGCGGCGTACATTATGGGTGAAGATCCATTACAGACCGATGCTGAACTGTCCGCAGTGCGCAAAGGTTTTGCGGATCTGGAACTGGTCATCGTGCAGGATATCTTCATGACCAAAACCGCCGCTGCCGCAGACGTTATTTTACCGTCTACGTCATGGGGTGAGCATGAAGGCGTCTACTCTGCGGCTGACCGTGGCTTCCAGCGCTTCTTTAAAGCAGTTGAGCCGAAGTGGGATCTGAAAACGGACTGGCAGATTATCAGTGAAATTGCTACCCGTATGGGCTACCCGATGCACTACAACAACACCCAGGAAATCTGGGATGAGTTGCGCGGCCTGTGCCCGGATTTCTACGGCGCCACCTACGAGAAGATGGGCGAACTGGGCTATATCCAGTGGCCTTGCCGCGACACCTCGGATGCCGATCAGGGCACGTCTTACCTCTTCAAAGAGAAGTTTGACACCCCGAACGGTCTGGCACAGTTCTTTACCTGCGACTGGGTTGCGCCAATCGACAAGCTGACCGACGAGTACCCGATGGTCCTGTCGACGGTGCGCGAAGTCGGCCACTACTCTTGCCGTTCAATGACCGGCAACTGTGCGGCGCTGGCGGCATTAGCGGATGAACCGGGGTACGCCCAGATCAACACCGCCGATGCTGAACGTCTGGGCATTCAGGATGAAGAGCTGGTGTGGGTTAACTCGCGTAAAGGTCGTGTCATCACGCGTGCAGCAGTCAGCGATCGCCCGAACAAAGGCGCGATTTACATGACCTACCAGTGGTGGATTGGGGCCTGTAATGAACTGGTCACCGAGAACCTGAGTCCGATTACCAAAACGCCAGAGTACAAGTACTGTGCCGTCAACGTTGAGCGCATTGCCGATCAGCGTGCTGCCGAGCAGTATGTGATTGATGAGTACACCAAGCTAAAAGCCAGTCTGCGCGAAAGCGCGATGGGCTGA
- the yjcO gene encoding Sel1 family TPR-like repeat protein YjcO, translated as MKRLFALMVLLTCFAHAEEPGSQFLKAAEAGDRRAQYFLADTWFSSGDLSKAEYWAQKAADNGDSDAWALLAQIKITNPVSLDYPQAKTLAEKAAQAGSKSGEITLARILVNTQAGRTDYPKAITLLQNASENLESDSAVDAQMLLGLIYANGVGIPADDDKATWYFKRSSAISRTGYSEYWAGMMFLNGEQGFIEKNKQKALHWLNLSCTEGFDTGCEEFDKLSAG; from the coding sequence ATGAAACGACTTTTCGCCTTGATGGTGTTATTGACATGTTTTGCCCATGCCGAAGAACCAGGTAGCCAGTTCCTGAAGGCCGCCGAGGCTGGAGACAGACGCGCACAATACTTTCTCGCCGATACCTGGTTTAGTTCAGGCGATTTGAGTAAAGCCGAATACTGGGCGCAAAAGGCTGCCGACAATGGCGATTCGGACGCCTGGGCTCTGTTGGCACAAATTAAAATTACCAATCCAGTCAGTCTGGATTATCCGCAAGCCAAAACGCTGGCTGAAAAAGCGGCCCAGGCGGGCAGTAAGAGCGGCGAAATTACACTGGCACGTATCCTGGTCAATACCCAGGCGGGGCGTACCGATTACCCCAAAGCCATTACGCTGTTACAAAACGCCTCGGAGAATCTGGAGAGCGACTCAGCCGTTGATGCGCAGATGCTGCTCGGCCTGATTTACGCCAACGGCGTGGGCATTCCCGCAGACGATGACAAAGCCACCTGGTATTTCAAACGCAGCTCGGCCATTTCGCGTACCGGGTATTCCGAGTACTGGGCCGGGATGATGTTCTTAAACGGTGAGCAGGGTTTTATTGAGAAGAATAAACAGAAGGCGCTGCACTGGTTGAATCTGAGCTGTACGGAAGGGTTTGATACCGGCTGCGAAGAGTTTGATAAGCTGAGCGCGGGGTAA
- a CDS encoding DUF3828 domain-containing protein, whose amino-acid sequence MKNFLLTILLITLPLNKVIAADIECLLPQETVFRFYSWYLNEIKDKRYPLTRKYNGDTSELNKWVSSSLLSKLREQQLRGETDYDYFTYSQDFFGSWLMYINARVVKQNHNKTEVKLSLGEKDSLNNYKVELNHESCWKINSVQPAG is encoded by the coding sequence TTGAAAAATTTTTTATTGACGATTTTATTAATCACTCTTCCTCTTAATAAAGTGATAGCTGCAGATATTGAATGTCTATTGCCGCAGGAAACCGTCTTTCGATTTTATAGTTGGTACCTTAATGAAATTAAAGATAAAAGATATCCTCTAACACGGAAATATAATGGTGATACATCTGAATTAAATAAATGGGTTAGTTCATCGCTGCTTAGTAAATTGCGGGAGCAGCAGTTACGTGGTGAGACTGATTATGATTATTTTACGTATTCACAGGACTTTTTTGGATCCTGGTTAATGTACATCAATGCCAGAGTCGTTAAGCAAAACCACAATAAAACTGAGGTAAAGCTTTCTTTGGGGGAAAAGGATTCATTGAATAACTACAAAGTGGAACTTAATCATGAATCTTGTTGGAAAATTAATTCTGTACAACCTGCCGGTTAA